The Molothrus ater isolate BHLD 08-10-18 breed brown headed cowbird chromosome 6, BPBGC_Mater_1.1, whole genome shotgun sequence genome segment CAAAAGTGAGGCTTTGGGAAGTCCCATCTGGCTGAGGATCTTGTATTTCTGAAGTACAGAGCTGATCTCAAACCCCATCCATGCAGCAGCTCTCTTGAGTTTAAGGTGTGCTGGTTAAGTGGAATCTGTGTCTTTCCAGATGCAGGATCCTTGTGTTACCTACACAAACCTTGCAAAAAGATTGTGTGGTGACCCTTCTTGTGAGAAATCCTCCTCTCCCTCTAAGGGTACACATTTAGAGAGCCTGTTTAGGGGGTGAATAATGACTTGCTGGTGTCTGGGGCTCCTATCTAAAAACATAATTCTCACATCTAGGTCCTAGTTTTCATAGGTGCGAACTATTTTCTTTCATCACTGGTACTGATCTTACACAGCTTGCAAATGCAAATTCACATGCTCACCCTTCTCTGCCTCACAACAAGGCAGACTCTTCTCACAATGTGCAGTTTTCCTGGAGTGGAGTCAGGAAGAGCATGGAAATTActtcaaaatgtaattttgctATCGAGAAGcattttggatttaaaaaacccaaacaaccaaacaaagGTGTGCCTAGAACCACAGGGCCATTTCCCTCATTCTCATAAGAAACTCTCACCGGGCACATGGGACTTCTGCAGTCTGATCTGCAGCATAATCCACTTCTGATGCTTCCCTGTCTTGTCCCTCTTTTCaagtgtgtgtgtatttctCTGTGGCTTTGTAGAATTTCTCTCAGGAGCATTACAGGTTGCATATGTGGCCAGTCTAATACAGATACAGATTTTCACTTAATTATTGCAGATTTGTCACTGGTGTCCAAAGTTTGCTTGTAGAGACTTGGGTTTTGagtgtgctgcagcagagggcaGGAGGGTTCTATAAGGGTTTTTGAATGTTACTTGGcctgtctctgtgctgctgagaccACTTTGATTACAGATGGATCAATACCTCGCTGTTTGTGTGGAGGTGTCTTAAGTGCTATTGTCATCTGCTCGGGCTCTGACAGAGCAATTATTACTGTGGGAGTGGTGGGTTTACATGTGCTGACCATTAGCCACTCTCAGGTCACCCTGGCTTTTAAGGAGAGCAGCAAATGTCACTTACTGCAGTGGCACTGGCTGGGTCCTCTCTGCTTAAGGGACTGTTAATAATTCTATTAtcaggctgctgctttctgggaCATCCAGCGCTTCCTGCAGAAAGGGTGGATTAACTTTGTGTAAGAGTATATAACCAGTGacacctgctgctgtgccacagtgTCCCTTCTCATCATCTCTGCATTGGTTAAGCCCACAGTGTGCTTGTTACAGGCCCAGCATTGTCATTTTTAGTGACTGACACCAGTAAAAATAATCATAACGAATTCTGGTGTCTCAGTgagttaatttcttctttcatcatttcctgtcctgtccctcacCCACAGTATAatccttgtttatttttccacctTGCCTATTGATTCCATAAAGTCCATTCCTGCCTGGCTCTTAAACTGAGAAGGGTTGACGAGCATCACAGTGCTCACCATGGCAGGCACTGGCTGcttggagagaaggaaaaagctggacacagcactgaggGGAAGGTGACCACAGCAAGTCCCCCCAAGCCTCCTGAGCTGAGTGTGCTGTCACCACCTCATACCCAGCTATCTTGTGGCTGTTTTGCAGTTCCAGCAGGGGTTTCCAGGAAGGAGGAAACTCCTGGCTTTGTGCTACCTTCTCCAGTGTGAtacaagaggaggaggaaagctcTGCTTTACTTAAGGAATGTGGCTTCATTAGTGGCAGAGGGGCACTGGTGGGGTTATTTTCAGCAGTTCTCAAGGGCTTTTGAATCAAATTTATTTTGGAGCGGCCCCTGGCCTGCTCTGGCTTTCAGTCAGGATTcacaagagaggaaaaacagtgGCATACCACATCTTTTTATACCcactcctctcccttccccatcaAACTCGGCTCAGATGCTGAATCAGGGGGGTACATACCGTGATGGCCCTTCTGCTCTTTTTAATTGCCTGTGGCAGGTAATTAACAACACAAGGGTGTGGgtaatgaggggaaaaaataaatgttgaaaTTTCAGCCAGTTTATTCTGCTGCAAGATGTTGGTTAGAAAGAGTTTGGTGCGTTGTGTCAGTCCTGCCCTTAGGAAAAAAGGGCTGCAAGCGTTGCACTCCCTGTTAGCCTGCGACAGCAGATGAAGTTGGGATTCCTTTGACTGTCAGCTCCATGAACATGAGCTTCCTTTGACTGTGAGCTCCTTGtagtggcagcagcagcagtgtttgcCCCCAGCCCGTGCTCTGAAGGAAGTGCTGTGTTTGCCTTGCAGGCGTGCCGATGCTCTCCGTACAGCCCAAGGGGAAGCAGAAGGGCTGCGCCGGCTGCAACCGCAAGATCAAGGACCGGTACCTGCTGAAGGCTCTGGATAAGTATTGGCATGAAGACTGCCTAAAGTGTGCCTGCTGTGACTGTCGTCTTGGAGAGGTTGGATCAACTCTTTACACAAAAGCGAATCTCATTCTCTGCCGCAGAGATTACCTGAGGTAAATAGAGGGACGTACTGTGGGCTCTTCCCCAAGCCTCTCGGCgtgctgccagctctctggcttcctaaaaatgtaaaaacatgTGCTTGTGCATGGCATGCAGAGGAGACTGGAGTTCCTTGCACTGTCTACGCAGAGCTTTTTATTTGCACTTAGCCTATTTAGTAGTCTGAGAGGTGAAATCCTCCTTTTAGGTGAAGGTACAAGATGGAGGCCataagtttttattattattattattattattatggaCCAACAAGAACAAACTCTGCTTGCTGAGTAAGTTAGGAAAAACTATTAATTCACCTTGCATATCTCTGATGCAATACTCCTGCATATTGACTGAGACCTGACCAAAcctttaccttttctttttcagtcatAGCTTTTAGACAGACTTCTAGGCTTGAGTAAGGTTGCACCCAAGGGGCCCTTGTCTCTTTCCTAACTAAACAGAGCAAAACTCAAAAATTACGGATTAACTTCgaaaaatgtttttgtctgAGGAAATCAGCAGAGACCATCACTAGCTTGGAGTTAGAACCATTCTGTCAGTGTGTGTCTGCAATACATAACAACACATGGGATTTTTTGCCTGATGTGTATGGGGGTTTTCTGCAAAATACTTTATGCAAACATAAATGAATATTAATAAGACAGCAGGCCTAATGCAAACATTATTATGAGGGTCACACTGCAAAACACTCAGACtttagctttgtttttcctttggaagaATGTACTTGATCTCCAGCtaatgtgtgtgttttcttttatttttcctcaagcACTGATAGCATTTCCCAGGCAAGCTCAACCAGtaaaacaaagccaaacaagCCCAACGCACTGTTGTAAGATGGGGAGGTAAAATGCCTTCTAACCTTGCAGTGTTCAGGGGCTGCCCAGATTAGTGTCAGTGCTCAGATGCTTCGTGTGTTTCAATGTAAAACGTATTTCTGAAAATCTTCAGTAAATATTTCCCTTGTAAACTTGAACAAACAAGTTTCTCCTTCTAAAGATGAGAGATTAAGTGCTGAGCCAAACAGAAGGACTGAGTCTATCAGCTGCCACGTGGGAGCTGTCACCTTGTCCTTCAGCCCAGCAGTGCACAAGAGCATCCTGCCCACAGGAGGGTTTTGGAGCTGAAACTCTTCAGGGCACACATGAAATATCTCAGCTGAAATTCTGCCACACAGGCAGCACTTGCAGCTTCACATCTGGTTAGGTGGAGTGTGTCCCCAAATGTAAGTGAGGAAGGAGGAGTTCGGTAATGGTGAACATGAGATGGAAAAGACAAGATAAGCAGCCTTTGGAAAAATGGAAAGGGTGTGAAAAGGAAAGAGTTAACTGTCTTCActataatgaaataatttttgtaccTTCCTCAAAACTTAGTATTTACTAATGTCACAAGTCACTTACTCTGGAAGCATCCTTAACCCTGTCTATGCTGAGCTAAAAAAAATGAGCTCCAGAAAGTTCAAATTCAACACAGAGTTTCCACCTCCAAATTAGCATTTTGGTTGTTCTTCCTCAGCTCAGCTATACTCTTTCTGTGTTGTGGACATAATTCTGATGTGTCAGTAAGGATGATTTCAGTTCTTGATCTTCCCTTTTTGAGGAAGCCTTTCATCACAGTATCACAATTGGGTCATGCTAGATACTATCACAGGGACCCCTAAAATCTCTCAGGAGAGCTACTTCCAGGAATAGTTTTCTTTCCAGGAAGAATAGCTGCAttattttcagaagtatttGTTTGTACTTTGTCTTCTATACATTATCTTTTCTTTATCTTGTTTGCACCCAGCTTGCCAAGTGGTCTAGGTCTCTCCATCTGTCATCCTCCACTTCATTATTTATCACTTGACTTTGTAATTTCTGGTCTTGAAAAAGTGTtgtgtttgtgatttttttttttaatttgaccCTGAAGACAGATATTTAGCTTTATTCTCTATGTTGCAGAACCCTGCTAGAAATACTGAGCTGCACAGTGTTTCCAATTTACATTTGCTTTTTGAGACCTATGAGCTACCCCATGTTTTGTCCATTTAATAAGCACCGTATTGATTTTGGTTTAGTCTAGTTTCATAACAAAAATAATGTGTGGCATCAAATCAGACATACTAAAGTGCCAAAGGACAGCAGTATTGATGCTGTTAGGTTTAGAAGGACCTTTTTACCACTGGAGTTGCAGagcactttctttctttccttggtTTATCCCAAGAATGCTGCTTTGAGGTGGAAAAAGCTTAACCTGTGATTTTCCCACTGCCCCCTAGATGATGTGAATTTTCTGGGGCACACCAgaagcctgtgctggggatggaaAAGAAGCCAGGCGTTGCAGACTCCAAGAAGTGGCCCATGTCCCAGTTCTGTGAAGAGAGGGCAATCCATGACATGAACCATGGAAGGCAACAGCTGGGACTCGTGTTTGACCATGGCCATGCAGCCTCTGTCCCAGCACCAGTTAAATGTGGTCTCTGGATCAAATTTCTGTGCCTGGAAGGTTCCTTGTAACACCTCTGTCTCCGTTTTTAAGGTTGGAATAGTTCCTGTCCTGACAGGGGGGAAGTCTGTTGCTATTTGTTCCTCATGGTTAAACTGTGAAGACTTATGTGGCCTGTACATTAAGAATTTTACCTTTATCTGAGTTTAGGGTGTTGGAGTTTTGACTGTTTTTTGTTGGGAAGAACAGTAGATTTGTCATATCCTGGGAAATTTGTCGAAGACTCAGCTAGGAAGGAATAACATGAATCCTGTAACAGCATTGTTAATTAGCTTTCAGCTGTTTAGGCAGCTTTACAGCTATCATGGCTTCTATTCTTACAAATAAGTAAATTTAGATTatactggggttttttgaggaGTTCTGCTGAACTCCTGGGGTCTGTTCCCCAGATGCTAAGGAACCCTTTCAGGCTCTGAGGATAGGAATAAGGGCATTGCACAGTCCCGTATTTATAGAAGTATAAAGcaagttttttaaatttaaaacatcttGTATTGGCCTTCTACAcataatatttctttctttctccatttgAACTATTAGTTCTATTAATAGAAGGAGTTAAAGTTGCCGTCACGATCTTCTCTACTGTCTGTTCCCTCCTggtaatttgaatttttcttctttgagaaTTAACCATTCCCATCATTATATAGTTCCTTCACATCAGTAGTTTTTAGAGTCTCTacccacatttttttccttcttgttaaACAGCTCACGGTGTTTGGTCTCCTAGTCAAATTTTAGCAGAATTCATCcctaaaaataacttttcatcTTTCACACTGTGGTTGCACCACAAAGGGAGCACTTTACCTGGAGAACAGTGAGAGGAATTCAGTCAGAGGGCTCCTGGAATGTTTTGTTGTCAGTTTGCAGCTCTGGGACCCTCCTGAGGGCAGGTGTCAGtgagccacagccagggcaggcactgGGGCTAGGGATGGGCTTGTGGCAGAGGGTCAGGACAGTGACAGtgccagctccttccctgctgtggcagcGTCCCTGTGGAGCTGGCTTTGTCCCAGGCCCTGGGAGCACGGtgggctgccagccctgtgtgctgaTCCCCGGTGGGTTTTCAGCAGAAATCCTTCCAGCGTGTTCCAGGAGCTGCGAGCACACCACAGCCTGATCATTTGTTTCAAAAGATAAACTGTCGTCATTGCTCGTGAAGGAACATTTGTTAACCTTCACTTTTCATAAAACACTTTCTTGCTCATTTTTTAATCATGAAAGATGAAATTGGATCTCGAGTTGTTATCCTTGTGGTATCACCTCAGTCTCCAGCTGTGTCTCGATGTATCTTTCAATACATTTCATCTCAGCAAATAGATTTACCATTTGTTTCATAATCGCAGTTCCAGCATTCCTACCTCTAATTATTTTTGATAAGCAAATGCTATTGAAGGAGCTGCTTGTGGGACAGAGCAGCTTAGCATGCAGGCTCAGATGGCTCCTCGCAGCCCCCACGCAGCGATGTGTGTTTGTTCCGAGGCATAATTAAACATTCACCAAGCTCCGCTTCACAGGGACGGGCTGGGTGTTGCATCAGGATTTCCCGTGAGGAGCTGACAACTTAAATTTCACTGTGAAGTGCTGATGAAGAAcgtggtttttcctttttactcaGCATGGTGCCCTCACATGAGCAAAGGCGAGTCGGGCTCGCTTTGAGAGGAGCAGAACTGTTGCTTCTGCGTGTTTGATATGCTGCTGTTGGGAAAGTTTTTCATCATGTTAACTGATTGGGGCCTTAATTAGACTCCAAAGAAAGCTCAAaacctgcatttaaaaatgatGGTGAATCAGTAAAAGAGAAGGGCTTTCCGGGAAATCCTGATGCTGTTCTCAGGGGCTTTCATGGCAGTTCTTTTCACCCACTTTCCCACATGTTTGGATCAGGGCTGCAAACTCATCATGGCATCACTCTGCAAATGGTGTGGGTGCCTCCAGGGAGCGGAGCAGCCCTCTGCATCCCacctgagggacagggacctcCTGGCAGGACTGCCATCCCCTGTCACCCCTCAGCACTGTCTGTATCACAGAGGCCTGAACTCCACCCTCGGCAGCTCCTACTTCCAATGACTCAGATGCCAagtcctggggtttttttactctGCTCCAAATGTCCCAGGACATTAATTCTGTCAGTGAATCGCTTTAGGAGCCCTTTAGAAGTGTTCTGTATCTGGCAAACATGCAGGGTTCAATTTTCTTGTGTGATAAGAGCACAAACGTGGGTGCCCTGCTCTGTTGGCACAGGAGGATGTGGACAAATTCCCTCCTTCTGGTGGCCTTTCCCAAGTCAGGGACAAGAGCCCTGAGCCAAGCCACTAAACCACAGCTGGCTGTGTGAGAGCAAGCCTTTGGGAACTGAGATGTGTGTGCCCCAACAGGCAGATTTTAAGTTAATCTCCCCAAGACATCATTAATGCTCAGAATGTGGCTAGAAGCTGCAGCACCTTTGAAGCAGGAAGGagaatttgggatattttttcccttatggAGAAGCACCGTGTGTGTATGCACCCGAGAGCATGTCCTGCTGGATTTTCAAGGGACATGTTTAGTGTGGGAAGGAGAGGTATAAATGCAGTGTGGCTGAACAAATGGTGTCTGCTCAGAGCCTAAAAATGTCACTAAGCTGAAGTGCTGCTTTTGCCTTGCAATAGGGAGCATCTTGCATGCTGCATAGGACACCCTCACTTCTACACTTGGTGTCTGTACAGATTAAGGAGGATTAATTAGGCTCAAAATACAATGTGTCTTGGCAACATTGCTGTGCTTTGTGatgttaaaatacagattttttttttttccccctgcagtAGCTGGTCCAGGACTTtctcacagcctgtgcccatacttggtttatttgtttgctttttgcccttttttttttcacctccaCAACTTCTCACTGAGGAGGAAAGCTAATGGGGAGTAATTCTGCCTGGCTGTGATACACTAGCATGCCTCTGGCACTTTCAGCTTTGCAGTTTTCTGGGCGCTGTGTTTAAGCTCTCCTAAGAGGAGGTTGTTGCACttgtgctcagcagtgccagagcaaGGATGGGTTTAAGGTCAGCAGTTCCAGTTACACCCTGGGAAAggccggggcagggcaggaggtcTTGGacttctcctccctgctcatGGTCCCAGCATCTCTGTAAATGCCCACTGAAAATATAGAGAGAGAGGCCAAAGGAGTGAAAATAAGTGAACACTCAGATGTGTCCTTCCAAGTGAAAACAGACTCCCTTGAGCAACCTTGAAGTTCAGGCCCAGCAGTCTCTGAACCAGCGCGGTCACTTGGCCAGGGGCTGTTTTGTACTGGTTCAACTCACCCTGCTATGCTGTCCTTGAATGCCAAACCCTTTGGCATGTGAGATGTAAACTCTTTGGGATTGAACTTGAAGGCTTCATGAGAGGACAGCTTGACCAACTTCATTAGTATCAACatgcatttcctttccttcagctgacatgacttcccactgcagcactgaCAACGGGGTCCTGGATAGGAGGGTGCACCAGCTAATAATGTATTTGCCATGCTGAAGGATCTCCTATCACTGAGGCTTTCTCTAATATTACACAAAGGCTGATTACAACAAAGTTATCTGAAGTTGCTTTTAAGATTatcctttttatctttttaagtGATGTTCAGGCTTTCCCTGCATTTATTGGTATATTCAATACTCCAGTCAAATCACACTTGTAGCTCAGCATATTTCTAATATCCACAGATGGGAAAGATACTGATAGCAGTATTTAAGAGCCACCCTCCCTGAAAAATCagttgtttctttgtttcaaaaGGTAGGGGCAGAACTGTTTCTTTTCATGAGGATGGATTTCAGTTACATTAAGCAAGTTTAGTTCGACAGCAGGCCCTGATGAAACTAAGAAATAAACAGCAGCAAGCAAATAGGATAGGTGTATGGGAAAACCTATTTCACCTTATGGCTGGGGAGGATATGAGCATGGAGTTCCATAGTTCTTCTAAAACTTGTATATCCAGATAATCTGGATATATAAATATGTAGAAAAAGATGCAGTTGTACATAATATCTACAAATGCAGATATTTATCTGTAGGTTGGTGTTTAGTCCTCCTTACATTCATAATTCTTATCTTTCAGTGTTGACAATAACCTTTTTGGGGGGCAAATTATCAGTCTCCACTCAGCTGTTTGAATTTTGAActtgttttgttcttgtgtTTAAAATAATCCAGTTGACGCTGCCAACCTTTCCTTTCTGTACCATTACTTATTTTTATGTGCTTGTCCTGCTTCCTCTTTTTATGTCTCCTATGAAGTCAACAGCTccaaaattttttctctttctgcagagGGGagattttctccttcttttttgaTTGCAAGCTGCTATCTAGTCAGACACCAGGCTAGAGGGGGCGAGAAGAAATGGGGACTTTCTCCTTGTAGGCAATGACTAAACCAGATTGTTGTTCCTAGTGGAGACAGAAATAGGCAAACAGGTTTTCAGTTTAGGCCCCCTGAACATCTTGGttgaacaaaaaaatctgttaaaagGTGCTAAACTTAACATTTTTGTATGAGAAGTTTCTTACCGTTTTCCCTACCGTAAGAACCCTTTAAcattctttttccccctcaaaaaaaaaaacccaaaatgaaaaaccctgcagggtgctgtggcATTACTATGGTTTGAATTAATTTGAGGTGTactcacagagctgctgaggtcTGGATCACCAAGCACAAGACTGATCTTTAGCCCAGACAAGACTACACAAAACCCATCCTCTGACAGTTGCCTACTGCTTCCAGGAGCGCTCCCTTCTTTTCCCATAAATTCATTTGCATTCAGGGCTGCTCCTGTATGCCAATTAGCTTTAATTTTTACTATACACACTGACATCAATGCCCAATGAGAACAGGGCATAGCAGGGTTTTTAGTGTGCCCATAAACTACAGAAAATTGTCCTTGGACAAACTCCTGCTTTTAGACTGGCTGACAACAATAGACATGGTTAAGTTCAGGCTAAGAGCCATTAAACATAATTACTACCACAGGGTAAAAGTTTAATTGTGCTAAATTTTAAATCTGCATAGTCTATGCTTATTTACAAGCTGGCTGGATCTTCCTGTTACATAAAGGGGAATAAATCTGTACTTAAAAATTGTTGCCTTTTAACTTCAAAGGGAAGTGAAtaaataggggttttttttagaagaagcaaaacaaccccaaactgAAAACTTTCTGTATTTCCAGCTTCTTTTATGCCAATGGCTCCGAGCTGGTAAGTAGAGGCTAAACATCTTCTGATAGATTTTTCTAATGTGCTTCAACTTCGTGTGTGTGAATGTGTGACAGAGTGTTGCATCTGTTATGAGGGTGTCTGGGGGACAGAATGCAGATCAGTTTGTTCGTGTGgggttattttaaatttaaccACAGATGGGGCTTGGGGCGGaaggcttttcctcctgctccttatcttctctccctccttccaaTAATGTTAAGCTCCCCACTTCAGGAAGTTTCAGCTCAAGTAGCTTCTGGATCAGGAGATATCAGAGGTGGCAGGTTTTcgacaagcaaacaaaaaaaaagggcaaaagaTTCTGtccattttgcattttctttcaacagattaaaaaaatgtcatGTTCACTGAGCTACAAGTTACGGCGTATTTTTAGAAGCATGGTGAATGCATGGGGCTCTAAATCACTCCctgaaaagcagattaaaattAGGAGGTGCTAGAATAAGTGTGAAATGTTCATCTGCTGGGAAAGGAAGGGTATGGAGGACTGTGAAACTTGATAGAAGAGACAAAGATTAGCACTCTGACTCGCTGGAAGCCACGTTATGTAGACATTAGAAGGCAACACGATTTCATCTGGACAGAACATAAGCTTCAGATCTTATGCAAACAGTCAAAGCTGTTTAACAATTGGTTtacccccaaaacccctgaaAGGAGACAGGTGAATACGATgccaaatacatttttcatgtttcttaaGCTAACTGTTTAAATAGTTAAGTGAACATCTGTCCAAATTTCCCCATCATTTCCATTTAGAAAAGTCTCCTATTTGAAGGCTGAAGAAAAGCACCTGCTTAACAATGCAAATGGTGCTGTCTGGGGCccctttattttgtttaatcTAGATTGAGCTCCACACAACTGTGATGCTAATGAATAATGGATATTTTATACTTGTGCATGtagcagtgctgggcacagagcaaaTCTAGGATTAACCTCCCAGTTTCCCTGCCTAATGCATTTGACTCATTTTTTTGAGTTTGCTGTGACTTGGGTACTCTAAAAATGGATGTCTGGTTTtatgggaaatgggaaaatcctggcaaaagCTGTCAGGCTTTGCTGTGCCCAAGTGGAAAAGGGCAGCTAggctgaggaggggagggatgtCTGCAGTAATGGCTTGATTTGTGAGTGGGTGCTGAATGAGAGCCAGGGTGTTCCAGGGTGGAGACCTGGACGCTTTTCAGAGCTGCATTTTTCCAGTCCAGTCTGCTGGTGTTAAGCAGCCAAGGCTCATGCCCAGCTGCCTCCCCTGCCTGTGGGGGCAGGAGCAAGAGGGGTCAGCTTGCAGGGAGAAAGGGGCTGCCTTTTGCTGGCGCAAATTATACAGCTGGGATTTCACTCTGCCTTTCAGCCTTCAGATGATGGAATCATGGGGGAAGAAATTTTGGTACTCCCTTTGCGGATTTTCCGTCCTGCATGAgtctttctgttttggtttgtgtgATTTagttctgagggaaaaaatgtaGTGCTTTTTCTTCATAGGAAGGCATGGGATTTTCCAGCCAAACTAATAAAAGACCCCCTGATACCACtcctaaagaaaaataaaggtggGCTTTCTTACAACTGGAGAGCAAGCTGACTTCGGGAGCACTGTAGGAGGGTGGGAGAGTTGTGTGTAGGTTTCTATAACACTGCTGGGTGTTTTAATTCACAATTACTGGCCAGTAATAATTAGTATTGATTTGCCTGGCAAATTGCAGGTTTAGAAATTGGTTATAGATTTTCCTGATGTTTCTCATCTGTGTGTTGTGGAATCAGGCAGAACCGATGGCTTGAAACAAACCGCGAGCCCAGCTCTGTCGGCGGGCAGCGGCGCGTTGCGTGCACAGAGCTAATGGCCAGCAGGGATTGCACCTCTTGAGGCTCATCACCCCCAACACACCACTTCTGTCATCCCCTAGGCCAAGTGACTAACCACATGTGACCAGAGGCTGGGGTGAACCTCGGTTCTGTCAGCCCGTGGCACCGTGCCCCTGGCACACACGGGGTCTGCAGGGACACCTCGGGCAAGGGGCTGCGGGGAGGATGCCACAGTCGTGCTCGAGTCCCCCGGCAGGAGCTGCAACAGCAGCAGACATCTGGGGAGACAGATAGTGAAAGCCAAGATGAAAATGGCCAAGCTTCCAGTGCTGAAGGGCTGTCCTGGAGGGCGGGGAGCTGAAGTGGAACGGCTCAGCATGCTGCTCAGGCCGCCATGGAAGGGCTTAGCTGGCTCccgggagggctggggaggcacagCCGGGGAGGAGGGCTTGCTCTCTCTCTGAGATGCCTGGCGAAATGCTGTGCACTCATGGCAAGAGAagctgtgctttttctttttaagcagcAGGTAAGTGAGGTTCTTCCTGAGCTCTGTTACAGCGCTGCCTGCCAGGATTGGCAAAGTTTGCAGGActtgtgtgtcctgctgccagcctgtccCTCCGCCAGGCTGCAGGCCAAGCGCAGCAAGCCCTTGGGGAGCAGGAtgggcagcacccagcacctaccccactgctgcagagaggcagaTAGTTTTTGACTGAAATTTTGTGAGCCCCAAAATAGTGCTCTAAGTGTTTAATGCTTTTCTCCATTAGACAGCAAATTAGCCCTAGGCTCACAAACCAAATGAAGTTTCATCTCGATGATCGGAGCCTGCTCACCAGGCATTTTTATCCCAAGTTCCTGCATGCTGGTTGGTCAGTGAAATGGAGACTGCAACTTCTATTTATTGGTGCAATACAGTATTTGATACTGCTAATTACACTTAATTAGTCCTTCCACCATTTAATTAAAATGGCTTCTAATGATTGTGCTTCTTTGGCAGGCTCTTTGGTACCACCGGGAATTGTGCTGCCTGCAGTAAACTGATCCCTGCCTTTGAGATGGTGATGAGGGCCAGAGATAATGTTTACCATTTGGACTGCTTTGCCTGTCAGCTCTGCAACCAGCGGTGAGGACACAGTTATTGTACACACAAACTAATTTATACCTTTGCCTGTGAAACAGGGGAAATGTTTGATGCACGCTGCCCAGCTTGGGCTCacagcctgggggcagggctggggctgggctgccagaCTGACCTGGGG includes the following:
- the LMO1 gene encoding rhombotin-1 isoform X1, translated to MMVLDKEDGVPWGLAGFAQGASQEPDPAGELAGGVPMLSVQPKGKQKGCAGCNRKIKDRYLLKALDKYWHEDCLKCACCDCRLGEVGSTLYTKANLILCRRDYLRLFGTTGNCAACSKLIPAFEMVMRARDNVYHLDCFACQLCNQRFCVGDKFFLKNNMILCQMDYEEGQLNGSFESQVQ
- the LMO1 gene encoding rhombotin-1 isoform X3: MVLDKEDGVPMLSVQPKGKQKGCAGCNRKIKDRYLLKALDKYWHEDCLKCACCDCRLGEVGSTLYTKANLILCRRDYLRLFGTTGNCAACSKLIPAFEMVMRARDNVYHLDCFACQLCNQRFCVGDKFFLKNNMILCQMDYEEGQLNGSFESQVQ
- the LMO1 gene encoding rhombotin-1 isoform X2 translates to MMVLDKEDGVPMLSVQPKGKQKGCAGCNRKIKDRYLLKALDKYWHEDCLKCACCDCRLGEVGSTLYTKANLILCRRDYLRLFGTTGNCAACSKLIPAFEMVMRARDNVYHLDCFACQLCNQRFCVGDKFFLKNNMILCQMDYEEGQLNGSFESQVQ
- the LMO1 gene encoding rhombotin-1 isoform X4, whose product is MLSVQPKGKQKGCAGCNRKIKDRYLLKALDKYWHEDCLKCACCDCRLGEVGSTLYTKANLILCRRDYLRLFGTTGNCAACSKLIPAFEMVMRARDNVYHLDCFACQLCNQRFCVGDKFFLKNNMILCQMDYEEGQLNGSFESQVQ